One Manihot esculenta cultivar AM560-2 chromosome 18, M.esculenta_v8, whole genome shotgun sequence genomic window carries:
- the LOC110606122 gene encoding putative 12-oxophytodienoate reductase 11, which translates to MTLATKVHQKEQNLNITSMSAQSPTIPLLTPYKMGKFDLSHRIVLAPLTRQRSYNNVPQPHAILYYSQRTTKGGLLISEGTGVSDTAQGYTYTPGIWTKEQVEAWKPIVDAVHAKGGIFFCQICHVGRVSNSGFQPNGQAPISSTNKPLAPRLKANGIDIAQFTPPMQLRTDEIPQVVNDFRIAARNAIEAGFYGVEIHGAHGYLIDQFMKDQVNDRTDEYGGSLENRCRFALEIVEAVANEIGADKVGIRLSPFADFMESGDSNPKALGLHMAESLNKYGILYCHMVEPRVKTAGEKSECPESLQPMRKAFKGNFLVAGGYGREDGNQAIAENLADLIVYGRIFLANPDLPRRFELNAPLNKYNRDTFYTSDPVIGYTDYPFLESTT; encoded by the exons ATGACTTTGGCAACTAAAGTTCACCAAAAAGAACAGAACTTAAACATCACTAGCATGTCTGCTCAATCCCCCACTATTCCTCTTCTCACACCCTACAAGATGGGGAAGTTCGATCTTTCTCACAG AATTGTTCTAGCACCATTAACCAGGCAGAGATCTTACAACAATGTTCCACAGCCTCATGCCATCTTGTATTACTCTCAGAGAACTACCAAAGGGGGTCTTCTTATATCTGAAGGAACGGGAGTTTCTGACACTGCTCAAGG gtACACCTATACTCCTGGTATTTGGACCAAAGAACAAGTTGAGGCGTGGAAACCCATTGTTGATGCTGTTCATGCCAAAGGCGGTATATTCTTTTGTCAAATTTGTCATGTTGGGAGAGTTTCAAATTCAG GTTTTCAGCCAAATGGGCAAGCTCCAATCTCGAGTACAAACAAGCCTTTGGCCCCTCGACTTAAAGCTAATGGCATTGATATTGCGCAGTTCACACCTCCGATGCAACTAAGAACAGATGAAATTCCACAAGTTGTGAATGATTTTAGAATCGCTGCAAGGAATGCAATTGAAGCTG GGTTTTATGGAGTTGAGATCCATGGGGCTCATGGTTACCTGATTGATCAGTTTATGAAAGATCAGGTGAATGATCGAACAGACGAATACGGGGGATCTCTGGAGAACCGTTGCCGTTTTGCTTTGGAAATAGTTGAAGCTGTAGCCAATGAGATAGGAGCAGATAAAGTTGGAATTAGATTATCTCCATTTGCAGACTTTATGGAATCTGGAGACTCAAATCCTAAAGCTTTGGGACTTCACATGGCTGAATCCTTGAATAAATATGGAATTCTTTACTGCCACATGGTTGAGCCAAGAGTGAAAACAGCAGGAGAAAAATCTGAATGTCCAGAGAGTCTTCAGCCCATGAGAAAGGCTTTCAAAGGTAATTTTCTTGTTGCAGGAGGTTATGGCAGGGAAGATGGAAATCAAGCTATAGCTGAAAATCTTGCAGATCTCATTGTTTATGGTCGTATTTTCCTAGCCAATCCAGATTTACCAAGAAGATTTGAGCTTAATGCTCCTCTCAACAAGTACAATAGAGATACATTCTATACATCTGATCCTGTAATTGGTTATACTGATTACCCATTTCTTGAATCCACtacttaa